In one Thermaerobacter sp. PB12/4term genomic region, the following are encoded:
- a CDS encoding gamma-glutamyltransferase family protein, which translates to MIDPALTSDPGRPVWATRGMVASGQPLATAAGLEMLLRGGNAVDAALAMAAVTSVTMPEMCGLGGDAFALVYDARTRTVTAFNGSGPAPLAASVERYRAAGYTEMPFEGWWSVAVPGAVGVYLEMHARYGSLPLEEVWAPAIRYAREGFPIDARLAANIAAGADKLAQDPAAAAVFLAAGSRPRPGTILKNPDLARSFEQVLAEGAEGFYKGTLARRIGEASRAAGGLLTAEDMAAFEVEVYRPLVTTYRGYRVFETAPPSQGLILLEMLNLAEGFDLSGGSPTDPDVVHLLVEIKKLAFADRNAYLGDPRFVKAPVEKLISKAYAARRRQDLDLRRANNAPSGGDLDGDTTSFVAVDGEGNAVSFIHSISALWGAGVMVPGTGFLMNNRAGRGFVLSEEHPNGLAPGKRTMHTLNTYLVTRPQSPDPEGPEGGHPQPAAAPEQGAGSSRQDAGRPAGDGELVLVGNTPGGDGQPQWNLQVLVNVLDFGLNAYQAVAAPRWTSFPGTDPINLKAPLELRLESRFPAETAAELLQRGHVLRGIGPWAAGGSAMLIRVLEGGVYEGAADPRDGGVALGF; encoded by the coding sequence GTGATCGATCCCGCCCTCACGTCGGATCCCGGCCGGCCCGTGTGGGCGACCCGCGGCATGGTGGCGTCCGGCCAGCCCCTGGCCACCGCCGCCGGGCTGGAGATGCTGCTGCGGGGCGGCAACGCCGTGGACGCCGCCCTGGCCATGGCCGCCGTCACCAGCGTGACCATGCCCGAGATGTGCGGCCTGGGCGGTGACGCCTTTGCCCTGGTGTACGACGCCCGCACCCGCACCGTGACGGCCTTCAACGGGAGCGGCCCGGCCCCCCTGGCCGCCAGCGTGGAACGGTACCGGGCCGCCGGCTACACCGAGATGCCCTTCGAAGGCTGGTGGTCGGTGGCCGTTCCCGGTGCGGTGGGCGTCTACCTGGAGATGCACGCCCGGTACGGCTCGCTGCCCCTGGAAGAGGTCTGGGCGCCCGCCATCCGCTACGCCCGGGAAGGATTCCCCATCGACGCCCGGCTGGCCGCCAACATCGCCGCCGGGGCGGACAAGCTGGCGCAGGATCCCGCCGCAGCCGCCGTGTTCCTCGCCGCCGGTTCCCGCCCCCGGCCGGGTACCATCCTGAAGAACCCCGACCTGGCCCGCAGCTTCGAGCAGGTGCTGGCCGAAGGGGCCGAGGGCTTCTACAAGGGAACCCTGGCCCGCCGCATCGGCGAAGCGTCCCGCGCCGCCGGCGGCCTGCTGACCGCGGAGGACATGGCGGCCTTCGAGGTGGAGGTCTACCGGCCCCTGGTCACCACCTACCGGGGATACCGGGTCTTCGAAACGGCACCGCCGTCCCAGGGCCTGATCCTCCTGGAAATGCTGAACCTGGCGGAAGGCTTCGACCTGTCCGGCGGGTCGCCCACCGATCCCGACGTGGTGCACCTGCTGGTCGAGATCAAGAAGCTGGCCTTTGCGGACCGCAACGCCTACCTGGGCGACCCCCGCTTCGTGAAGGCGCCGGTGGAGAAGCTGATCAGCAAGGCCTACGCAGCCCGGCGCCGCCAGGATCTCGACCTCCGGCGGGCCAACAACGCCCCCTCGGGGGGCGACCTGGACGGGGACACCACGTCCTTCGTCGCCGTCGACGGGGAGGGGAACGCCGTCTCCTTCATCCACAGCATCTCCGCCCTCTGGGGTGCGGGCGTGATGGTGCCGGGCACCGGCTTTCTGATGAACAACCGGGCCGGGCGCGGCTTCGTCCTCAGCGAGGAACACCCCAACGGCCTCGCACCCGGCAAGCGGACCATGCACACCCTGAACACCTATCTGGTGACCCGGCCGCAATCCCCCGATCCGGAAGGCCCGGAGGGCGGTCACCCGCAGCCCGCCGCCGCCCCGGAGCAGGGTGCCGGCAGCTCCCGGCAGGATGCAGGGCGGCCTGCCGGCGACGGCGAGCTGGTCCTGGTGGGCAACACCCCCGGCGGGGACGGCCAGCCCCAGTGGAACCTCCAGGTGCTGGTCAACGTGCTGGACTTCGGGCTCAACGCCTACCAGGCGGTGGCGGCGCCCCGCTGGACCAGCTTCCCCGGGACCGATCCCATCAACCTCAAGGCGCCCCTTGAGCTGCGCCTTGAGTCCCGCTTCCCGGCCGAGACGGCCGCGGAGCTGCTGCAGCGCGGCCACGTCCTGCGCGGGATTGGCCCCTGGGCGGCCGGCGGCTCGGCCATGCTAATCCGGGTGCTGGAAGGCGGCGTCTACGAGGGCGCTGCGGACCCGCGGGACGGCGGGGTGGCCCTGGGCTTCTGA
- a CDS encoding DUF2877 domain-containing protein, whose protein sequence is MDGRKAEAGGRVPPRFTGRVVAVHRQGVYAEGVAGWDEPAPGPWVPAPPAAPAPCAPVTVIALGDGSLPPGPWHLRLPSGPGRMPALGSSSAAPHDGGWRRWLAVGDPVRWGRGGGQAGRGAAAVAIPPPGLWRRWSPPGGARGAAKARRRAAAVLGHLLAVAPPPGWKPLAQAVARLERAVAAGRWEEAAQPAMALLGAGPGLTPSGDDWLAGWSAYWAWRAGARPGRSAHPPGSPTWKPATAGGPGGGGGAAAFHRWAAWLRNEAARRTGPVSRALLDAALDGELPEPAAGLLAALWAGDAPAVPRAARRLFRTGHSSGVDLAWGLWMAARRDAGGDHARQGGAGPAHGENGR, encoded by the coding sequence GTGGACGGCAGGAAAGCCGAAGCCGGCGGCCGGGTGCCCCCTCGCTTCACAGGCCGGGTGGTCGCGGTGCACCGGCAGGGTGTGTACGCCGAGGGCGTCGCCGGATGGGACGAACCCGCCCCCGGCCCCTGGGTCCCGGCTCCCCCGGCCGCCCCGGCCCCCTGTGCCCCGGTGACGGTCATCGCCCTGGGCGACGGCTCCTTGCCGCCGGGTCCGTGGCACCTGCGCTTGCCTTCGGGACCGGGCCGCATGCCCGCCCTTGGCAGCAGCAGCGCGGCGCCCCATGACGGCGGCTGGCGGCGGTGGCTGGCCGTAGGCGACCCGGTCCGCTGGGGGCGAGGGGGTGGGCAGGCGGGCAGGGGCGCCGCGGCCGTGGCCATTCCGCCGCCTGGCCTGTGGCGGCGGTGGTCTCCCCCCGGGGGGGCGCGGGGTGCGGCCAAGGCCCGGCGCCGAGCCGCGGCCGTGCTGGGCCACCTGCTGGCGGTCGCACCGCCACCGGGCTGGAAGCCCCTGGCCCAAGCAGTGGCGCGTCTGGAGAGGGCGGTGGCAGCGGGACGCTGGGAAGAGGCGGCTCAACCTGCCATGGCCCTGCTGGGCGCCGGGCCGGGGCTGACCCCGTCGGGCGACGACTGGCTGGCGGGCTGGAGCGCCTACTGGGCCTGGCGGGCCGGCGCCCGGCCGGGGAGGTCGGCCCATCCGCCGGGAAGCCCGACCTGGAAACCGGCCACCGCCGGCGGACCGGGCGGCGGTGGCGGGGCCGCCGCCTTTCACCGCTGGGCGGCCTGGCTCCGCAACGAGGCGGCCCGCCGGACGGGTCCCGTCAGCCGTGCCCTGCTGGATGCCGCGCTGGACGGCGAGCTGCCGGAACCGGCCGCCGGCCTGCTGGCCGCCCTCTGGGCCGGCGACGCCCCTGCCGTCCCCCGTGCAGCCCGCCGCCTGTTCCGCACCGGCCACTCCTCGGGGGTCGACCTGGCCTGGGGGCTGTGGATGGCCGCCCGCCGGGATGCCGGCGGGGACCACGCCCGCCAGGGGGGTGCCGGCCCGGCCCACGGCGAGAACGGCAGATAG
- a CDS encoding chromate transporter: MSWERLWQLAVAFGQSGLLGFGGGPGVVPFIKEQVVDRYHWLDEAGFAETLALGNALPGPIATKLAAFIGFKVAGLLGLLVAVTAAVAPTAIAMIALVGVFQAYRHSPAVAGALNAVKPVAVALMLQVAWDLGTRSFPGVATWVVGVASTVLLFAGVNPALVVALALVAGAVFRI; encoded by the coding sequence GTGTCGTGGGAGCGATTATGGCAACTGGCCGTCGCCTTCGGGCAGAGCGGCCTTCTGGGATTCGGCGGCGGGCCGGGCGTGGTGCCGTTCATCAAGGAGCAGGTGGTCGATCGCTACCACTGGCTGGATGAAGCGGGCTTCGCCGAGACCCTGGCCCTGGGCAACGCCCTGCCGGGCCCCATCGCCACCAAGCTGGCCGCCTTCATCGGTTTCAAGGTCGCCGGGCTGCTGGGGCTTCTCGTGGCCGTCACGGCGGCGGTGGCCCCTACGGCCATCGCCATGATCGCCCTGGTAGGCGTCTTTCAGGCCTACCGCCACTCTCCTGCGGTGGCAGGAGCCCTCAATGCGGTCAAGCCGGTGGCGGTGGCCCTGATGTTGCAGGTGGCATGGGACCTGGGCACCCGCTCCTTCCCGGGTGTGGCCACATGGGTGGTCGGCGTCGCCAGCACCGTGCTGCTCTTCGCCGGCGTCAACCCGGCCCTGGTGGTGGCCCTGGCCCTGGTCGCCGGGGCCGTGTTCCGGATCTAG
- a CDS encoding cyclase family protein, with product MNQPVVPVDLSHVELIDLSHPWGVDTPAFVGYDGPVVKWIKRPAFDRVGGQKIETTLHVGTHLDAPIHFITGGKDIASLPLDRLFGPGVVVDISDEVGDYDIYTPEHIIRKVEVRKGDILIIHTGYHHYYNHGDRPDEERYFCKHPGPTREFAEWALSMELRWIGIDAGSADHPMNTIIRKLRPDLAREAERKLGRPLDEIFPDREFQLMHNFLFPHDLVHVENVGGDIDRVLNQRVWIGCFPWKFEGGEAAFCRVVAFVQKHGA from the coding sequence ATGAACCAGCCCGTAGTGCCCGTGGATCTCAGTCACGTCGAGCTCATCGATTTGTCCCATCCCTGGGGTGTGGACACCCCGGCCTTCGTCGGCTACGACGGCCCGGTGGTGAAGTGGATCAAGCGGCCCGCCTTCGACCGGGTGGGCGGCCAGAAGATCGAGACCACCCTGCACGTGGGCACCCACCTGGATGCGCCGATCCACTTCATCACCGGGGGAAAGGACATCGCCAGCCTGCCCCTGGACCGCCTGTTCGGCCCGGGCGTGGTGGTCGACATCAGCGACGAGGTGGGGGACTACGACATCTACACCCCGGAACACATCATCCGCAAGGTGGAGGTGCGCAAGGGGGACATCCTGATCATCCACACCGGCTACCACCACTACTACAACCACGGTGACCGCCCCGACGAGGAGCGCTACTTCTGTAAGCACCCCGGCCCGACCCGGGAATTTGCCGAGTGGGCCCTGTCCATGGAACTGCGGTGGATCGGCATCGACGCCGGCTCGGCCGACCACCCGATGAACACCATCATCCGCAAGCTGCGGCCCGACCTGGCCCGCGAGGCGGAGCGCAAGCTGGGGCGGCCGCTGGACGAGATCTTCCCCGACCGCGAGTTCCAGCTGATGCACAACTTCCTCTTCCCCCATGACCTGGTCCACGTGGAGAACGTGGGCGGGGACATCGACCGGGTGTTGAACCAGCGGGTCTGGATCGGCTGCTTCCCGTGGAAGTTCGAGGGCGGGGAGGCGGCCTTCTGCCGGGTGGTGGCCTTCGTGCAGAAGCATGGGGCGTAG
- a CDS encoding ABC transporter ATP-binding protein, with protein MRMQAGQTPPPGSAPPDRPGRDTPASGGEDRRRGDAGREIAVERRAGSTAPVLAVEDLWVRFRTEDGPFDAVRGVTFHVNPGETVALVGESGCGKSVTALSIMRLLPEPQAQIRRGRILFGGQDLARATERAMRQIRGNRIAMIFQEPMTSLNPVYTCGEQVAEAIRTHRRCSRKEARELALEAFRQVGITDPERRLDQFPHELSGGLRQRVMIAMAIACRPQLIIADEPTTALDVTIQAQILDLLRDLQARLGTSILFITHDLGVVAEMADRVVVMYAGEVVEQGPVQAIFRRPGHPYTAGLFRSIPRRDTPRKAPLPAIEGVVPHPSRRPPGCPFAPRCPEARGVCREQPAPWVELGDGHGARCWVHVQEEAREVTAR; from the coding sequence ATGAGGATGCAGGCGGGCCAGACCCCGCCGCCGGGCAGTGCGCCACCGGACCGGCCGGGCCGGGACACACCGGCCTCCGGAGGCGAGGACCGGCGCCGCGGGGATGCCGGCCGGGAGATAGCGGTGGAACGGCGGGCCGGTTCCACCGCCCCGGTGCTGGCGGTCGAAGATCTCTGGGTCCGCTTCCGGACCGAGGACGGCCCCTTTGATGCGGTGCGCGGCGTGACCTTCCATGTCAACCCCGGGGAAACGGTGGCCCTGGTGGGTGAGAGCGGGTGCGGCAAGAGCGTGACGGCCCTGTCCATCATGCGGCTCCTGCCCGAGCCGCAAGCGCAGATCCGGCGCGGCCGGATCCTCTTCGGCGGCCAGGACCTGGCCCGGGCCACCGAGCGGGCCATGCGCCAGATCCGGGGCAATCGCATCGCCATGATCTTCCAGGAGCCCATGACCAGCCTCAACCCCGTGTATACCTGCGGGGAGCAGGTGGCGGAGGCCATCCGCACCCACCGGCGCTGCAGCCGGAAGGAAGCCCGGGAACTGGCCCTGGAAGCGTTTCGTCAGGTGGGGATCACCGATCCCGAGCGGCGCCTGGACCAGTTCCCCCATGAGCTCTCGGGCGGGCTGCGGCAGCGGGTGATGATCGCCATGGCCATCGCGTGCCGGCCGCAGCTCATTATCGCCGACGAGCCCACCACGGCCCTCGATGTGACCATCCAGGCCCAGATCCTGGACCTGCTCCGGGACCTGCAGGCCCGGCTGGGGACCAGCATCCTGTTCATCACCCACGACCTGGGCGTGGTGGCCGAGATGGCCGACCGGGTGGTGGTGATGTACGCCGGCGAAGTGGTCGAGCAAGGTCCCGTGCAGGCCATCTTTCGCCGCCCGGGGCACCCCTACACCGCCGGTCTTTTCCGCTCCATCCCCCGGCGGGATACGCCGCGGAAGGCCCCCCTGCCGGCCATCGAAGGGGTGGTGCCCCACCCGTCCCGGAGGCCTCCGGGCTGCCCCTTCGCGCCGCGCTGCCCTGAAGCCCGCGGCGTGTGCCGGGAGCAACCGGCGCCCTGGGTGGAGCTGGGCGACGGCCACGGCGCGCGGTGCTGGGTTCATGTCCAGGAGGAGGCTCGGGAGGTGACGGCCCGGTGA
- a CDS encoding uracil-xanthine permease family protein, whose protein sequence is MAAERERVVGYLPQDRPPFGALVSLGFQHVLTMFPATVLVAILTGFDVGVTLFASGLATIVAVVGSRGRIPLYYGGSFAYIAPVQSVAQTWGLAVAQVGVVATGVLNAICGWLIQRAGKARLDRVLPPAVTGAVAIVIGIALAKTAMDMASKNWGIALLTLVLTILFSVYLQGRGLLGMLPVLLGAACGYVVAAATGHVDFTPVLEAPWFALPRFQLPAFTAPGAWQAILAIAPIAIATIPESTAHLYQISLYIDRLAEEKRQRPLRIKNLIGLNLILDGLADIVHGMLGASSGTNYGENNSLMAITRNYSTAVLIAAGAIAMILGFFSKLSALVGTLPEFVTGGLAIYLFGVIGMQGIALMMSERVNLFDPRQLAIGAVILVVGLGGNAFEGGNIPIWGMKLPAIATAAVAGILLNLIFVAFDRNRAAGQEAGVAEPAPSPAGGDD, encoded by the coding sequence ATGGCGGCAGAGCGGGAACGGGTGGTGGGGTATCTCCCCCAGGACCGGCCGCCCTTCGGCGCACTGGTCAGCCTGGGCTTTCAACACGTGCTGACCATGTTCCCGGCCACCGTGCTGGTGGCCATCCTGACGGGGTTTGACGTGGGGGTCACGCTGTTTGCCTCGGGCCTGGCCACCATCGTGGCCGTGGTGGGTTCCCGGGGCCGGATCCCCCTCTACTACGGCGGCAGTTTCGCCTACATCGCCCCGGTGCAGTCGGTGGCTCAGACCTGGGGGCTCGCCGTGGCCCAGGTGGGCGTGGTGGCCACGGGCGTGCTGAACGCCATCTGCGGGTGGCTCATCCAGCGGGCCGGCAAAGCCCGGCTCGACCGGGTGCTGCCGCCGGCGGTGACGGGGGCGGTGGCCATCGTCATCGGCATCGCCCTGGCCAAGACGGCCATGGACATGGCCTCGAAGAACTGGGGCATCGCCCTGCTGACCCTGGTCCTGACCATCCTGTTCTCCGTGTACCTGCAGGGGCGGGGGCTCCTGGGCATGCTGCCCGTTCTGCTGGGCGCCGCCTGCGGCTACGTGGTGGCGGCTGCCACCGGCCACGTGGACTTCACCCCGGTGCTGGAGGCCCCGTGGTTCGCCCTGCCCAGGTTCCAGCTGCCGGCCTTCACGGCGCCCGGCGCCTGGCAGGCCATCCTGGCCATCGCACCCATCGCCATCGCCACCATTCCCGAGAGCACGGCCCACCTGTACCAGATCAGCCTGTACATCGACCGCCTGGCCGAGGAGAAGCGGCAGCGCCCGCTGCGCATCAAGAACCTGATCGGCCTGAACCTGATCCTTGACGGCCTGGCGGACATCGTGCATGGCATGCTGGGGGCGTCGTCGGGCACCAATTACGGCGAGAACAACAGCCTGATGGCCATCACCAGGAACTATTCCACGGCGGTGCTCATCGCGGCCGGCGCCATTGCCATGATCCTGGGCTTCTTCAGCAAGCTGTCGGCCCTGGTGGGCACGCTGCCCGAGTTCGTCACCGGTGGGCTGGCCATCTATCTCTTCGGCGTCATCGGCATGCAGGGCATCGCCCTGATGATGTCCGAGCGCGTGAACCTCTTTGACCCGCGGCAGCTGGCCATCGGTGCGGTGATCCTGGTGGTGGGCCTGGGCGGCAACGCCTTCGAGGGCGGCAACATTCCCATCTGGGGGATGAAGCTGCCGGCCATCGCCACGGCGGCCGTGGCGGGCATCCTGCTCAACCTGATCTTCGTCGCCTTCGACCGGAACCGCGCTGCGGGACAGGAAGCGGGTGTAGCGGAACCCGCGCCCTCGCCCGCAGGCGGCGACGACTGA
- a CDS encoding ABC transporter ATP-binding protein: MNAVLASAPQEQRLQGFADGEPLLEVRDLKKYYPIRRGLFGRVEGFIRAVDGVSFTLRQGETLGLVGESGCGKTTLGRTILRLQEPTAGQIIYRGQDLTRLPPASMRRLRREMQIIFQDPFGSLDPRMTAGQIVAEPLVVHGVPRAERQRRVAELLERVGLSPQDARRLPHEFSGGQRQRLGIARALALNPRLVVCDEPVSALDVSIQSQILNLLMELQRELGLTYLFIAHDLNVVRHVSDRVGVMYLGRLVELAGADELYAWPAHPYTQALLSAIPEPDPERRRERIVLQGDVPSPARPPSGCRFHTRCPLAREHCRLEEPAWRAVRPGHWVACHFAEEALGRTAG; the protein is encoded by the coding sequence GTGAACGCAGTGCTGGCCAGCGCGCCCCAGGAACAACGCTTGCAAGGCTTTGCTGACGGGGAACCGCTCCTCGAGGTGCGCGACCTGAAAAAGTACTACCCCATCCGGCGGGGGCTCTTCGGACGGGTCGAGGGCTTCATCCGGGCGGTGGACGGCGTCTCCTTCACCCTCCGCCAGGGGGAGACCCTGGGACTGGTCGGCGAGAGCGGCTGCGGCAAGACCACCCTGGGCCGGACCATCCTGCGCCTGCAGGAACCGACGGCCGGGCAGATCATCTACCGCGGCCAGGACCTGACCCGCCTGCCACCGGCGTCCATGCGCCGCTTGCGCCGGGAAATGCAGATCATCTTCCAGGACCCCTTCGGCTCCCTGGACCCGCGGATGACGGCGGGCCAGATCGTGGCCGAGCCCCTGGTGGTCCACGGGGTCCCCCGGGCCGAGCGCCAGCGGCGGGTGGCCGAGCTCCTGGAGCGGGTGGGCCTGTCGCCGCAGGACGCCCGCAGGCTGCCCCACGAGTTCTCGGGCGGCCAGCGCCAGCGGCTGGGCATCGCCCGGGCCCTGGCCCTCAACCCGCGCCTGGTCGTGTGCGACGAGCCCGTCAGCGCCCTGGACGTGTCGATCCAGTCCCAGATCCTCAACCTGCTCATGGAACTGCAGCGGGAGCTGGGGCTGACCTATCTGTTCATCGCCCACGACCTCAACGTGGTGCGCCACGTCAGCGACCGGGTGGGCGTGATGTACCTGGGGCGCCTGGTGGAACTGGCCGGCGCCGACGAGCTGTATGCCTGGCCGGCCCATCCCTACACCCAGGCCCTGCTGTCGGCCATCCCCGAGCCCGATCCCGAGCGGCGGCGGGAGCGGATCGTCCTCCAGGGGGACGTCCCCAGCCCGGCCAGGCCCCCCAGCGGCTGCCGCTTCCACACCCGCTGCCCGCTGGCCCGGGAGCATTGCCGACTGGAAGAACCGGCCTGGCGGGCCGTCCGGCCCGGCCACTGGGTGGCCTGCCACTTTGCCGAGGAGGCTCTCGGCCGGACAGCCGGGTGA
- a CDS encoding ABC transporter permease, which yields MSLHPEPLPVPEPGGASPAAPAAPASRPVAGWRRLLRRFVRHRLAALGAVVVALLVVVAVLAPLLAPYDPAEPDYGAILQPPSAQHPLGTDELGRDILSRLIYGARVSLLAGLISVGLALAIGLPIGVVAGYFRGFWDEWFIMRLTDALMAFPSLVLALAIAAVLGPSFGNAMIAIGISLSPTFIRLVRGQVLAVRELEYVEAGRAVGAGHLWQIGRHILPNILSPVLVQATLSLAAAVISEASLSYLGLGTQPPDPSWGYDLRTAQGYLHVAPWMAYWPGLAIFVTVLAFNLLGDGLRDLLDPRLRS from the coding sequence ATGAGCCTGCACCCCGAGCCCCTGCCGGTACCGGAACCCGGCGGTGCCTCCCCGGCGGCACCGGCGGCCCCCGCCAGCCGCCCGGTCGCCGGCTGGCGGCGGCTGCTGCGCCGGTTCGTCCGCCACCGCCTGGCCGCCCTGGGGGCCGTGGTCGTCGCCCTGCTGGTGGTGGTGGCCGTCCTGGCCCCGCTGCTGGCTCCTTACGACCCGGCTGAACCCGACTACGGGGCCATCCTCCAGCCGCCGTCGGCCCAGCACCCCCTGGGCACCGACGAGCTCGGCCGCGACATTCTGTCCAGGCTGATCTACGGCGCCCGGGTGTCGCTGCTGGCCGGGCTCATCTCCGTCGGGCTGGCCCTGGCCATCGGCCTGCCCATCGGCGTGGTGGCGGGCTACTTCCGCGGCTTCTGGGACGAGTGGTTCATCATGCGCCTGACGGATGCCTTGATGGCGTTCCCGTCCCTAGTCCTGGCGCTGGCCATCGCCGCCGTGCTGGGTCCGAGCTTCGGCAACGCCATGATCGCCATCGGCATCAGCCTCTCGCCCACCTTCATCCGGCTGGTCCGCGGGCAGGTGCTGGCCGTGCGGGAACTGGAATACGTGGAAGCGGGGAGGGCGGTGGGCGCCGGCCACCTGTGGCAGATCGGGCGCCACATCTTGCCGAACATCCTGAGCCCGGTACTGGTCCAGGCCACCTTGAGCCTGGCCGCCGCAGTGATCAGCGAGGCCAGCCTGAGCTACCTCGGCCTGGGTACCCAGCCGCCCGATCCCAGCTGGGGGTACGACCTGAGGACCGCCCAGGGGTACCTGCACGTGGCGCCGTGGATGGCGTACTGGCCCGGCCTGGCCATCTTCGTCACGGTGCTGGCGTTCAACCTGCTGGGCGACGGGCTGCGCGACCTGCTGGATCCGCGCCTCAGGTCCTGA
- the arcC gene encoding carbamate kinase encodes MAGVKGRQAGEAGPASGTDKGMESPQPGDDGGAGCGAGGPLWVVALGGNAILRHGQRGTYEEQAANLAATAGQLAALIARGDRLVITHGNGPQVGNLLIQQEEAAARVPPLPLHACGAMTQGLLGFMLQQALERALARRGIRRPTAVLVTRALVHRDDPAFARPDKPIGPFYPEDVARTLARERGWVVAEDAGRGWRRRVPSPDPVAIAEVAVVAQLVAAGVTVVAAGGGGVPVAGDEPVDAVVDKDLAAARLAVALDATGLFVLTDVEHVALDWGTPRARPLQRITASELAAFRDAGHFAAGSMGPKVEAVLRFVEATGRRAAIGPLERAMDVVDGRAGTQVVPATAATVA; translated from the coding sequence GTGGCAGGCGTGAAGGGCAGGCAGGCCGGGGAAGCCGGACCCGCCTCCGGCACGGACAAGGGCATGGAATCGCCGCAGCCGGGCGATGACGGTGGGGCCGGGTGCGGGGCCGGGGGGCCCCTCTGGGTGGTGGCCCTGGGCGGAAACGCCATCCTGCGGCATGGACAGCGGGGCACCTATGAAGAGCAGGCGGCCAACCTGGCGGCGACCGCCGGGCAGCTGGCCGCGCTGATCGCCCGGGGGGACCGCCTGGTCATCACCCATGGCAACGGCCCCCAGGTGGGCAACCTGCTGATCCAGCAGGAAGAGGCCGCGGCCCGCGTCCCGCCCCTGCCCCTGCATGCCTGTGGCGCCATGACCCAGGGGCTGCTGGGGTTCATGCTCCAGCAAGCGCTGGAGCGTGCCCTGGCACGGCGGGGCATCCGGCGGCCCACGGCGGTGCTGGTGACCCGGGCCCTGGTCCATCGGGACGACCCGGCCTTCGCCCGTCCGGACAAGCCCATCGGCCCCTTCTACCCCGAGGACGTGGCGCGGACCCTGGCCCGCGAGCGGGGCTGGGTGGTGGCGGAAGACGCCGGCCGGGGCTGGCGGCGCCGGGTGCCGTCGCCTGACCCCGTGGCCATTGCCGAGGTGGCGGTGGTGGCCCAGCTGGTGGCGGCCGGTGTCACCGTGGTGGCCGCCGGCGGTGGCGGGGTGCCCGTGGCGGGCGACGAGCCGGTGGACGCAGTGGTCGACAAGGACCTGGCGGCGGCGCGGCTGGCGGTGGCGCTGGATGCGACGGGCCTGTTCGTCCTGACGGACGTGGAGCACGTCGCCCTTGACTGGGGAACCCCCCGGGCCCGGCCGCTCCAGCGGATCACCGCCTCCGAGCTGGCTGCCTTCCGCGACGCAGGCCACTTTGCGGCGGGCAGCATGGGCCCCAAGGTGGAGGCGGTGCTTCGCTTCGTCGAGGCCACGGGCCGCCGGGCGGCCATCGGGCCGCTGGAGCGGGCGATGGACGTGGTGGACGGGCGGGCCGGCACCCAGGTGGTGCCGGCCACGGCGGCCACCGTGGCCTGA